DNA from Rosa rugosa chromosome 6, drRosRugo1.1, whole genome shotgun sequence:
taataaaagaaaaatgctTACATTATTCCACTATTCCAAATTTACATTTCAAATTTGGCAAATATAACATTTTATAACTTGAATAATGGCCCACGTAAAGATGAATCAAGTGAGAGATTAGCTACATGAATGAATTGGCCTAATTAACTTTGTCATCTTCCTACAGATCAGATTTTTGAATGAGAATAAGTACACCATTTCCAGGACCTACAATCATTTTGTAAGCAGGAGAGTGTCTGTatttgggagagagagagaaagtgaactTGGAGATAATGAGGGAGAGGACAACCTTCAATTCTACCATAGCAAAGTTTTTGCCTAAACAGGTCCGAGGACCCAAACCAAAGGGGATATAGGCCTGAGGAAATTTGCAGGCCTTAGAGACACCATCAATGAACCTCTCAGGTTTGAATTCATTTGCATCTTGTCCCCAAATCTCTGTGTCTCTGTGCAATGTTGGGATCAAAGTCCACAAGCATAACCCTTTTGGAATGCTTATGTTTCCCACCTGGGTGTCTTCAAGTGCTTCTCTGGACACAAAAGCAGCTGGTGGGTATAGACGCATGACTTCTTGAATCACCATATTCATCTGCAAGGTGTACAAATGCAGGTGTTAGCTTATACATTACTGACCCATGCATTCATTCTGTGGTCGCCTCTTTGAAGCATTTTGTCAACACTGTCGGCCACTCccattcaacaaaaaaaaattaataaagacGGGAGCAAGGCTAGCTACATCTTAACTCCAAATCAACGAGAGAAATATACTCGACGGGGGCAAGTATATTGCTCCAAAAACAATAAGCCAAGTGCATGATCGATCTTGTAGCACGAGAAGGAGCGTGTGAACTAACTTGACAAGCATTGTAACTAATAGATTAAATTTTGGGGTTATTGTAATTCTGGAGATAAGAAACTTCATGTGAAGATAAAAGACTAAATGCAAAGACTTGTACCGTTCTCAGTTGAGGGAGCGAATTAGCATCTAGCTGACCATCGGGGAAAACTTCTGCCAACTCTGTCCTGATTCGAGCTTGCCACTCGGGATGTAAAGCGAGTAGCATCAGACACCAAGAGGCAGCAACACCAGTAGATTCGTGCCCTGcaaagtaaatgttcttgcaGTTGTCAACTATGAATCCCTTGGATGAATCCTTGCCTTTGCCTAGGCTTTGGTCATTCCTGGCTCCCACTAATAATGACTGCAGCAGATCCTTTTCCGACGAAGAAGCCTCTAACCCTTCTCGTTCGCGTTCTTTCACAGTTTCCCATATCAGTgaatctatctctctctctaaacaaCTAATCTCCTTTTGCTTCTTAAACCCTCTGCATTACATTGTTAGAGTAGGTTAGGAACTTGTATCACACACAAAACAAAGTATATACTAGTGTCATAGTAACTCCAGCTATTTACATACCCAAAATTAGAAAATGATCCAAAGAGGAAGGGTTGATGAGACATTATTTCCTGAAGACTTCTAAGCTTGGAGAAAATCTCTTTGCCCTTAGAATAAGAACTGCCAAAACAAGCCCTTGAGATAACATCAGCTGAGAAATCCCTTAAATCCTCATCTACTTGAATCTCTGCTCTCGCACCTCCTTGTCCTTCAATACACTCCTCCCATTTTCTAAGCAATGGTTGCGCCGACTCCAACATCAACCCTACCATTGCCTGTCACGTTAAGAAATCGATCAGCAGAGAATCCGAAAAGTTGCTCAAAGTTTTTGAACTTGATTCTTTTACCTTGACTTTGTCTGTGAAGAACTCAGGTGCAACAATTTTTCTTTGTTGTGACCAAATAATGCCATTGGATCTGAGAATTCCATTTCCAAGCATGGGAGCAAGTCTCTTGCTTACATATGAAGGCTTACCTAAATCCAAACTAATACACTGGTTCATTTCCTTCACTAGCTCTGGTTGGTTCACATATAAATGCTGCCTCATTCCTGTTGAATACGTGTAAATTAAGCCTGCATAGTTCGTTTCATTAATTTCTCAGGTCAATTCTTATGATTTGAGCAACATTAATTGATTTGAAAATtaatggaaccaaaaataataattaaaaaaaaacatctagAAACTGTGATAGGCCAAGTTGGATCAGCTAGTTTTGGATTTTAATCTTATATGCGCAATATCATTCATTATTCATTATTCATTATAAACTAGTGAAACTAACTTTTGAGTCTCgaaaaatatattatttcatAAATTAGTTATTTGTCACAATGTTAGCATATCATTTCGAGTTCAAATAAGAAGTTTTCAGGTGTAAGAAATATAAATAAACAGAAACTTCATCCTAATCATTTAGAAGTATCCTATTAAtctaataatattttgttaaaTGATTTAGATCAATGATAATACTCCCATTTTATATCAGATGTGGTCCTGTCTCTGTTTCAATCATCATTACTTTATAATACACGACATCGTATAATAGTTTCATTTCATGGTTGTTGTAATCTAGTCCAGAACATTATTCAAAATTTTAAAGTAGATCATTATCTTGTTACTTtcatattttaatattttattgtaattATGGCAAAGTAACATGATTAGACAGTAAACTAATTtaagggaaattctagtgtagtggtgggtatctcatacccacatttacaaaagtgagaacaaattttgttgtcaaagttgtaatttgagtcctactttgtgtaattttagttctaatactggtaattacacctcttacgacattttacaagtttttgaacaaatttgttgtcaatgttgtaatcttagttctaataatggtaattacacctcttacgacatttttacaagcttttgaacaaattcgttgtcaaagttgtaatttttgtttaattatatgtaaatagtgtaaatgaatatggtaacttttgttctcaatgttgtaattttgattcaaatacttgtaaatttttgttcaaataattgtaaatgagggtatctcatacccaccagtacactagcttgtctcCTAATTTAAATCCTATTGGGAATCTATTTGCAGAAGATCGACATTGACATTTACATTGGGGTACTGTTAAGTGTTAACTTCACTAGTCAAACTAATTAAGCATCTTTAGTTTGTATTGGCCAAATCTCATTGACTCAGTCTAACCGCGATCAAGATCGAGTTGGCTTACCCTAGATAACTTATTACATTCATGTCTCCACAAATCACAGCTAGAAATCCTTTGTTTTCCTGGCCAAAATTCGCAAGAACTCTTCTGTCAACTTTTTCAAACATTACTGCTTGCAGAAAGGTGAAACCAGGTTTCTTATTctccaataaaaaataaaaaaaaggtgaaaCCAACGTTTTATATCTATCTATGTCCTACAATATAGACGCAACAAGAAGAAACAAGATCGAAAGTCGATGAATTACCGTATTCTTTTCTCCAGTGTTCGAAATAGGGGAAGAGACTGGAAGTGTAGTCGTGGGCTACAAATTCTGAGTGATTTGAAGACTTCTGAGCTTGGAGTTGGATTATTTTCTGCATCTCAGCGAGATTCCCATACAGTAAAGAAGGTGTAGGGCCTTTGATGCCTTGCATTTGGAGCTTCCTTCTGACCCTCTCGGACTTCAACCAGACTGTGTTgtagagatgaagaaagaagcCAACCAGTCCCAAAAGAACTAGGGAAGAAACGATTCTGAAATGAAGAGAGAGCtccattttttttgttctctgATCGAGCTTTCAGTTTCTAGCTAGCAGCTAGCTAGAGTAGTGATATTTATAGCAACTGAACAACAGTGTGTACTTTATATTCATATATAATGGTGTAAAAGTCACTCAATGGTTTTTTCATAGAAGGCTTCAGtcgattattttttttttgatcaaataagaacttcattaataatgaacagCTAGTTTTAGGCAACATCTCTTACACAGAAATGATCACTAGACATGGAACTCTATAATGATTAATGACTGACTCCAAACTTGCACTTTAGACGATTTTGAAAATGTTATGTTTTCGGACAATAAATTTGAATATATTAGTTAAGTAGCCCATCAAATTATGGTTCAAATTAACAAGTCCCTCATTATGTTAGTCACTTGTGTATTAGTCATTTTCTACTCTATGTTTACCTAATATTAAAATGAAGCAAGTGACGAGAAAGAATTGAGGGTAGAGTTTTAAAGTTTTATTCtaaacataaacatatatacataAGTCGAATAATACATCACGGTAATTGTGTATATCATCGATATAACCAAGACTCTTGTTTTTTCGATAAGCAAAGAAAATTACAGCGAAGAACCCCTAAAACAACCTAATCCGGTTTGACAGATTAGGTTCATTCGTGTAAAttgtagttttggatgccttaacgatcatcaatttggctgaaattttgcagagctGATCtgtacattaggacctaaaaacagaACGGTTAAAATGTggaatatgtgatcaaaaactcgaaatccgttccataagcttaggtaaggatatccttacctaagaaaaatccatatatatatatatatatatatatagagggcccttccactaagggattttttttttttgtcttttctagggatagggtaTTAgatagaccaacttttcgatcatattttggcatcttaatcgtttagtttttaggtcctaatgtgtagatcacgtctgcaaattttcagctaaattgattatcgttaaggcattcaaaacggcGACTTAAGATTATAATTAATTATGAACGGTttaagtttgacagatttggttcattaagtgatttaatctagtttgataccttaacaatcaccgatttggctgaaaatttgcagaagtgatctacacattatgacctaaaaactgaacggttgatatgccaaaatataataaaaaagttggtctaatgctctATCCTTAGAAAAGACCAAAACAGGGAtctctcactagaagggccctatatatatatacatatatacacacacacacacacacacacggagCCGTTCAGAAGCGGATGTCCGTCCTTATAGCTGCATCAAGCACCGACAGGCGGTGCTGCTCTTGCCGGACGGAATCAGGCCTCGATGTCGAGCCTCTTCTTGCTGCTGGACTCGTCGATGAAGAGTTCGAAGTCGACCTTGATGGTGCTTCCATGGTTTCAGGCGAGCTCGCCCC
Protein-coding regions in this window:
- the LOC133717271 gene encoding cytochrome P450 714A1-like isoform X1; protein product: MELSLHFRIVSSLVLLGLVGFFLHLYNTVWLKSERVRRKLQMQGIKGPTPSLLYGNLAEMQKIIQLQAQKSSNHSEFVAHDYTSSLFPYFEHWRKEYGLIYTYSTGMRQHLYVNQPELVKEMNQCISLDLGKPSYVSKRLAPMLGNGILRSNGIIWSQQRKIVAPEFFTDKVKAMVGLMLESAQPLLRKWEECIEGQGGARAEIQVDEDLRDFSADVISRACFGSSYSKGKEIFSKLRSLQEIMSHQPFLFGSFSNFGGFKKQKEISCLEREIDSLIWETVKEREREGLEASSSEKDLLQSLLVGARNDQSLGKGKDSSKGFIVDNCKNIYFAGHESTGVAASWCLMLLALHPEWQARIRTELAEVFPDGQLDANSLPQLRTMNMVIQEVMRLYPPAAFVSREALEDTQVGNISIPKGLCLWTLIPTLHRDTEIWGQDANEFKPERFIDGVSKACKFPQAYIPFGLGPRTCLGKNFAMVELKVVLSLIISKFTFSLSPKYRHSPAYKMIVGPGNGVLILIQKSDL
- the LOC133717271 gene encoding cytochrome P450 714A1-like isoform X2; amino-acid sequence: MELSLHFRIVSSLVLLGLVGFFLHLYNTVWLKSERVRRKLQMQGIKGPTPSLLYGNLAEMQKIIQLQAQKSSNHSEFVAHDYTSSLFPYFEHWRKEYGMRQHLYVNQPELVKEMNQCISLDLGKPSYVSKRLAPMLGNGILRSNGIIWSQQRKIVAPEFFTDKVKAMVGLMLESAQPLLRKWEECIEGQGGARAEIQVDEDLRDFSADVISRACFGSSYSKGKEIFSKLRSLQEIMSHQPFLFGSFSNFGGFKKQKEISCLEREIDSLIWETVKEREREGLEASSSEKDLLQSLLVGARNDQSLGKGKDSSKGFIVDNCKNIYFAGHESTGVAASWCLMLLALHPEWQARIRTELAEVFPDGQLDANSLPQLRTMNMVIQEVMRLYPPAAFVSREALEDTQVGNISIPKGLCLWTLIPTLHRDTEIWGQDANEFKPERFIDGVSKACKFPQAYIPFGLGPRTCLGKNFAMVELKVVLSLIISKFTFSLSPKYRHSPAYKMIVGPGNGVLILIQKSDL